In Streptosporangium album, the sequence GATCCACACGCCGGGCGTGGTCGAGGAGGTGCTGCGCTACCTGTCCGTGGCCGACCGGGTGGCGCTGCGGGTGGCCGTGGAGGATGTCGAGATCGGCGGGCAGCTCATCAGGGCCGGGGAGGGAATCGTCCCGCTCGGTGCCTCGGCCAACCACGACCAGGCCACGTTCGAGCGCGCGGACGAGTTCGATCCGACCCGTTCCGCCCGCCATCATGTCGCGTTCGGGTACGGCGTGCACCAGTGCCTCGGGCAGAACCTCGTCAGGATCGAGATGGAGACCGTCTTCGAGTCCCTGTTCCGGCGGATTCCTGGCCTCGAACTCGACCAGGCGGTGGAGGACCTGCCGTTCAAGTACGACGGCGTGCTGTTCGGGCTGCACGCGCTGCCGGTCCGTTGGTGACGTTGTGAGGGGTGTCATGCGGGTGAATGTGAACGCCGAGCGCTGCATCGGCGCCGGCCAGTGCGTGCTCATCGCGCCCGAGGTCTTCGACCAGAGCGACAAGGGCACGGTCACGGTTCTGGCCGAGACCCCAGGCGACTCGGCCCGGGCCGTCGTGTGGCAGGCCGTCCGTTCG encodes:
- a CDS encoding ferredoxin produces the protein MRVNVNAERCIGAGQCVLIAPEVFDQSDKGTVTVLAETPGDSARAVVWQAVRSCPSRSISLADG